The Malus sylvestris chromosome 12, drMalSylv7.2, whole genome shotgun sequence genome contains a region encoding:
- the LOC126594292 gene encoding myb family transcription factor PHL7-like translates to MRLSRSASSAANKERLRWTQELHDRFVEAVTKLGGPDRATPKGILKAMSVSGLTIYHIKSHLQKYRISKFIPESTSKGKLQKKNISEMLPNFGTTSAAQLNEAFKIMQVQVNRRLSDQHEVQKSLKQKFEAQGRFLERYSAEHHDTNKNRPILVTKPKKAPLSQTLLPSLCDDSESNAKDFASDSEPDRSETETSAEQFRTVKKKLRLHHHQNDHNVQLALNSEFCYIPHEDDHIRFPWNFAACSSPLPLVVSSCFL, encoded by the exons ATGCGTTTAAGCCGATCAGCGAGCTCTGCGGCGAATAAGGAACGCCTGCGATGGACGCAAGAGCTGCATGATAGGTTTGTGGAGGCAGTTACTAAGCTTGGTGGCCCTGATC GGGCAACACCAAAGGGTATCTTAAAGGCCATGAGCGTCTCTGGACTGACCATTTACCACATCAAAAGCCATTTGCAG AAGTACAGAATCTCGAAGTTCATTCCAGAGTCGACTAGTA AAGGCAAGCTTCAGAAGAAAAACATTTCAGAAATGCTGCCTAATTTCGGCACAACATC TGCTGCTCAGCTCAATGAAGCCTTCAAAATTATGCAAGTACAAGTAAACAGGAGACTCAGTGATCAACATGAG GTGCAAAAGAGCCTGAAACAGAAATTTGAAGCCCAAGGAAGGTTTCTTGAAAGATATTCAGCAGAACACCATGACACAAACAAGAACCGTCCGATCCTGGTCACAAAACCTAAAAAAGCTCCCTTGTCGCAGACGTTGCTGCCTTCTCTCTGTGACGACTCAGAATCAAATGCAAAGGACTTTGCATCGGACTCGGAGCCTGACAGAAGTGAAACAGAAACATCTGCAGAACAATTCCGAACTGTGAAGAAGAAGCTCAGGCTTCACCATCATCAAAATGACCACAATGTCCAGCTTGCACTTAACTCAGAGTTCTGCTATATCCCTCATGAGGACGACCATATCAGATTTCCTTGGAACTTTGCAGCCTGCTCATCTCCTTTACCTTTAGTAGTGTCCAGCTGCTttctataa
- the LOC126593590 gene encoding PHD finger protein ALFIN-LIKE 1-like, which produces MEMASSPRTVEEIFKDYSARRTAVVRALTYDVDEFYGLCDPEKENLCLYGHPNETWEVTLPAEEVPPELPEPALGINFARDGMNRKDWLSLVAVHSDSWLLSVAFYFGARLNRSERKRLFSLINDLPTVFEVVTERKPVKEKPSVDSGSKSRGSTKRSGDGLVKSTPKLPPDESFEEDDDEHSETLCGSCGGNYNADEFWIGCDICEKWFHGKCVKITPAKAENIKQYKCPSCSLKRGRQ; this is translated from the exons ATGGAGATGGCCTCGAGTCCGCGAACGGTGGAGGAGATCTTCAAGGATTACAGTGCTCGGAGAACCGCCGTTGTCCGCGCTTTAACTTACG ATGTCGATGAATTTTACGGACTCTGTGATCCAG AGAAGGAGAATTTGTGTCTGTATGGGCACCCGAATGAAACCTGGGAGGTGACACTTCCGGCGGAAGAAGTCCCACCAGAGCTTCCTGAGCCAGCACTTGGGATCAATTTTGCAAGAGATGGCATGAACCGCAAGGACTGGCTCTCTCTGGTTGCTGTTCACAGTGATTCTTGGCTGCTCTCTGTCGCGTTCTATTTTGGAGCACGTCTTAACCGCAGTGAGAG GAAACGCCTATTTAGCTTGATCAATGATCTTCCTACTGTCTTTGAAGTTGTGACGGAACGGAAACCCGTCAAAGAAAAGCCCAGCGTGGATAGTGGAAGCAAATCTCGAGGCAGCACAAAG AGATCCGGTGATGGACTAGTGAAAAGCACTCCTAAGCTACCACCTGATGAGAGCTTCGAGGAGGATGATGATGAACATAGTGAAACTCTCTGCGGGAGCTGTGGCGGAAATTACAATGCAGATGAATTTTGGATCGGCTGTGACATCTGTGAGAAATGGTTCCACGGAAAATGTGTCAAGATAACACCTGCTAAGGCCGAGAACATCAAGCAATACAAATGCCCGTCTTGCAGCTTGAAAAGGGGCAGGCAGTAG
- the LOC126592285 gene encoding uncharacterized protein LOC126592285 encodes MILVKPLLINFKHLEVVLLHESKALLVFLSDPRKRAVYDQQGDEGLRRGATQPSHSPRSGRMNGKCPDPFTQFFGAWTSMAQVTSRVMEFVEPEEIFSTFLVGGTIGENGFQWFECTDSRLGNGSRKAATIKRTLPCTLEELYKGAAKKLKISRDVLGVSGRKSTVEEVLTIEIKPGWKKGTKITFPKEGHDTRRGVIPADIVFIVDEKPHGVYKRDGDDLIVTQNISLAEALTGHTAQLTALDGRKLSISISSIIGQTHEGVIIGEGMPIQKEQSKKGNLIVKFSVKFPKLTPEQKTSIRMLLFIFIFFEKPRQYGGKTSECF; translated from the exons ATGATTTTAGTAAAGCCCTTGTTAATAAATTTCAAGCACTTGGAAGTGGTGCTTCTTCATGAATCAAAAGCGCTTTTAGTG TTTTTGAGTGATCCCAGAAAACGAGCGGTGTACGATCAGCAGGGCGATGAGGGTTTGAGGAGAGGGGCAACACAACCTTCTCATTCACCCAGGTCTGGCCGCATGAACGGCAAGTGCCCTGACCCATTCACACAGTTTTTCGGGGCATGGACCAGCATGGCTCAAGTTACGTCTCGAGTTATGGAGTTCGTGGAACCGGAAGAGATATTCTCGACGTTTTTAGTCGGAGGGACAATAGGGGAAAATGGATTCCAGTGGTTTGAATGCACGGACTCAAGACTTGGAAATGGGTCGAGGAAAGCCGCGACGATTAAGAGGACATTACCTTGTACTTTGGAGGAACTGTATAAGGGCGCCGCCAAGAAGCTGAAGATTTCTAGGGATGTTCTTGGTGTTAGTGG AAGAAAAAGCACAGTGGAGGAAGTTCTAACAATTGAGATCAAGCCAGGGTGGAAAAAGGGCACGAAAATCACTTTCCCTAAGGAGGGGCACGACACACGGCGAGGTGTGATACCAGCAGACATTGTCTTCATCGTTGATGAAAAGCCTCATGGTGTTTACAAGAGAGACGGGGACGATTTGATTGTCACTCAGAATATCTCTCTAGCGGAGGCTCTGACGGGTCACACCGCGCAGCTGACAGCCCTAGACGGGAGAAAATTGAGCATCTCCATTAGTTCCATTATCGGCCAGACCCATGAAGGAGTGATTATAGGGGAGGGGATGCCTATCCAGAAGGAACAATCCAAGAAAGGGAACTTGATTGTTAAGTTCAGCGTCAAGTTCCCCAAGCTGACCCCGGAGCAGAAAACAAGCATCAGAAtgttgctttttatttttattttttttgaaaaacctcGACAGTACGGAGGAAAAACATCAGAATGTTTCTGA
- the LOC126593588 gene encoding uncharacterized protein LOC126593588 produces the protein MSVDYYKLLEVPRNPRDDDLRKAAEAKLNLINDAYEVLSDPRKRAVYDQQGEEGLRRGAAQPPHSPGSGGMNGRCPDPFTQFFGPGTGRSRVTESVKPEEIFSTFYGGGTIGVNGFQSFACTDSGPGNGPRKAAAIERTLPCTLEELYKGATKKLKISRDVLGASGRKSTVEEVLTIEIKTGWKKGTKITFPEKGHDIRRGVIPADIVFIIDENPHDVFKRDGDDLIVTRKISLAEALTGHTAQLTALDGRNLSVSIDSIISQNHEEVVRGEGMPIQKEQSKKGNLIVKFSVKFPKLTSEQKTGIRMLLTSL, from the exons atgtCAGTCGATTACTACAAGCTTCTTGAAGTTCCACGAAACCCCAGAGACGACGACTTGAGGAAAGCCGCCGAGGCCAAGCTCAATCTAATCAACGATGCCTACGAG GTTTTGAGTGATCCCAGAAAGCGAGCGGTGTACGATCAGCAGGGCGAGGAGGGTTTGAGGAGAGGGGCAGCGCAGCCTCCTCATTCACCTGGGTCTGGCGGCATGAACGGCAGGTGCCCTGACCCATTCACGCAGTTTTTCGGGCCAGGGACCGGCAGGTCTCGGGTTACGGAGTCCGTGAAACCGGAAGAGATATTCTCGACGTTTTACGGCGGAGGGACGATAGGGGTAAATGGATTCCAGTCGTTTGCATGCACGGACTCAGGACCTGGAAACGGGCCGAGGAAAGCCGCGGCGATTGAGAGGACATTACCTTGTACTTTGGAGGAACTGTATAAGGGCGCCACCAAGAAGCTGAAGATTTCTAGGGATGTTCTTGGTGCTAGTGG AAGAAAAAGCACAGTGGAGGAAGTTCTAACAATCGAGATCAAGACAGGGTGGAAAAAGGGCACGAAAATCACTTTCCCAGAGAAAGGGCACGACATACGGCGAGGTGTTATACCAGCAGACATTGTCTTCATCATCGATGAGAATCCTCACGATGTTTTCAAGAGGGACGGGGACGATCTGATTGTCACTCGGAAGATTTCTCTCGCGGAGGCTCTGACGGGTCACACCGCGCAGCTGACAGCGCTAGACGGGAGAAATTTGAGTGTCTCTATTGATTCCATTATCAGCCAGAACCATGAAGAAGTGGTTAGAGGGGAGGGGATGCCTATCCAGAAGGAACAATCCAAGAAGGGGAACTTGATTGTCAAGTTTAGCGTCAAGTTCCCTAAGCTCACCTCGGAGCAGAAAACCGGCATCAGAATGTTGCTGACATCTTTATAA